TTTACGTTGAATTATCAATGAAGGATTTTACTTACGGATTTTCTAACATTCGTAGGCAAACTTTCGCCATAGTACCAAGAGTTTCCGTGATATTTTCGCGCGCTACGTCTTCGTTCTGAAATAATAAACACGCGATGTTACTTCTTTAAACAAGAGCATTGACCTGTAGAAATAATGGAACTGGGTTAACATAGTGTAATCAATACATTACGAAGTGATACTAACAATTAGACAGCGGATATTACGGAAAAACTGAATAAATCAAGTGCAAAACAGTGAAACCATTTAACAGATTTAAAACCAATGTTCTATTGCTTTCAATTCATTAATATAATCGAGGAAAGAAATATATGTTGTTGTAGCTTCactatcttgcaattaatacaAGCGATTTTCATTTTGTAAAAGATGACATAAAAGTGTAGAAAAACGTTAAATATCATTTAAACAATTCATATCTTTCACGTGGTATTTATATTTGGTTTAAATATGAAACGGGGAATccataaataaaattttaaagccTTAAAATTCACAATATAGTTGTATAATTTAGAGAAACTTAAGTGATGCGATTATGATATTAAAAAAATGGTTAAGTAGTAATGTAAtgaaatgtaatgaaatattaatgaaaTGATAGGATTGAGAAATAGTTAGATATGTGCGAAACACTTTTTGATCGATACATAACATCGACCGCGTATTGGAcgtgttaaaatatttttagttGTCTATTTTTCTAACTGGAAGATCGATGTGGTTTACCAAACACATGTCCTAAACACTTCCTGTATCTTCCCAATGGAAACTGTATCTGTGCAATTTAAACGGATCTACCATTAGGCTGTTAAATGTTCCGAGAAGGGTTGCAGTCTGATTCATTTCATATAATGGATTTTAATTTTCTACTTGAGCGCACTtaactatttttatattgtacTGTTATTCTCTTTATCCGAAGGCAGTTTTGCCTGCCAACGCAAGTTCCCGCGCAGCTAATTTGTATACTTGTTTCCTTCAATCGAAATGATTGCAGAAGCATGAAAATTAATCTTAAATCTATCCAATAATCTAAGAAGGAAAGCAATTGTTCTTAAAAACATTATCTCAACGTTACAAATATTTGTTTGGTAAACGtagtacgtaaaagataacgcGATATCACTTCATTACGATGTTCTCTTTAGTTGTTTGTGTAGGCTATTcacggtaaattctccacaaaggagcctaaaaatatttcaattctGGTATAAAATAGCATAGATAAAAATAGGCCGTCAGTGAACGGTTAAGAATGGAAAGCTCATCGCCACTCGACATATACGTTTATACGAAGAATAGGTTCCGCAACAATGCTGTCTCGTccaatattatacatacatatagcgAAGCGAATGAACTCATTTGAACCGAAACCAAAATAGATCTTCATTGTCAGAGACATCGCGAAAgtgatatttataaaatagtaAAGCAGCGACTTAACCAAAGAGTATCGATTTCGTCTCGTTGCAATTAATTTGTGAACAATTTACGGAATTGAGATTTATCACGTCTAGACTGCTGTTAAATAAATTAGATTGTCAGATCGGATCTTCGTAGCCAAAAATCCGCAGACTAagataagataaaataaaacaattccCTACATTGTTTCAGACAAACAAAACATAAAATCGACCCATTCATTCGCTTCAAAATTCAAATAAGACAATTCAACATTTCGTGAATGAGTGCACAAAAATTCAATCAACCGATTATTTTCTTTTCAACGGACTGCCATTGAATAAAGCGCTATTCCATTACAATTTATTCTACAAAAATATTCCACTTAGTATCCACTCGACCGAGAAGAATCGGAAATAAGACACGTAAATATTAATGGTTCGTTTCTAAACGGCGGATACTTTGGATTCCACGTAACAAGAATGCAGTCTAGCATAAGTTGGCGTCTGGTCAGATCAATAATCGCCGGCAACGGAAGAAAGATAGGAAAGTACAAAGAAGAGAAGTGGGTACCACTTACGTCCATCAAGAAAGTAATGCTTGCGTGACTCAGAACGCGAAGCATGGGTGTCGCGTGGGCGTAGAACAAGGACATTCGGTTGGCAAGCTCATTCCCAACCACGAGATTCTTTTCAGCGGTGTCCTGCCTCGTCAGGGATGCTCTGGTCAACGTTCTCCGGTAGTAACTGAAGTCGTTCTGGATCGCGGGGGTCTTCATCTTGTGCTCGTCAAATTTTAAAACGAATTCCAATATCTCGGCCAGCTGTTTCACCAGAGCCTGTTGCGTCTCCAGATGCTGGGTAGGAGACAGGTTCCCTGAACATAATTGACCCAGGATCTTCGGCACCACCCTTTCTGGAACAGTCCAAATTGCCACAGTGAATGAAActaattttatttacttatttatttattgagcATCAACGGGCCAAATGCCCTTCTAATTTCTCTACAAACATTCAATATAATAATGCAAAAGTAATAATACAAAAGTGATAAAATTAAGATAATGGTTACAATGGTTATATTAGCTTATGAGCTAATAAGCTTATGAGCTGATAAGGATAGGAACCGAACCATAATGTGGCATCTCGTGAAATTTTGCTGATCACCTGGATGAAGATAATACATACAACAAATTCGCATATGTTGGTTTAAAACATGCTAACAAAAATAATCTATGTCTCATATGTAGAGTTTCATTGATACACTATGGATTTTTATACGCAAGTGTGcacattaataaaaattattaatattttgatTTCGCTCTCATCATGAGCAATTTTTTAgttatagaattttataaaataaatgaaaattgacACGGAGACATTGTTGAGATGTTTCTCTGACTGTAGCTTGTACATTGAAATTGTAAACGATTGACAATCCTACTAAAAAACGTAGTTGTATAAAAGTATCGTTAATTTTCaacttaaaaataaattatcaatcaattataaaaacactgcaaataatttactaggtCGATGCATAGAAAATATTAGTTTCACTAATAGGTAAACTATCGACAGCAGTTAGTGGCGAGAATTTATAAATTTCGCAGAAACATCTGTTTTCTATACGCGTTTATTGACTCATTAATAGCGCCGGCCCGCTTTGGCAACTTCCGCGGAATTTCGAATAGAGGCGATAAATTCTTCGGAATTTTGAAACGGCTGGAAGTATCGGTTGTGTCGATGCGATGCTATTGGATTTTCGATCACCGGCGTATGTCGGAATTTCCCAGCTAAACAATTCCCAGCTGTACATCGCTGGCGCAATATCGACGTTTAACTTGGTACGTTTTTATCTGGCCCCAGCGAGTGACAGCGTAATTAAAGCACGCTGCAGATACCTCTACATGAAAACGAAAAAAGGTTTCCGCTTTTGATTTGTCTGGTCAAGAAGTCGAAACGGTGGTTCACCCATTAAAATTGCTAACAGCCCATCGGAATTTCGATTCGATATTGTTGGCACCAGAGaaatgaatttaaaaatgttacaCGATAGTAtcaaatttttaaattaatatttcacgATGTATGAACACGTTTTCAAATAGATTTCACCgaaacattcgaaacaaaaattgatttccaagtcttttatttatgcacaaatgaaaatatgtttAACCCTGGAATTACCAAACCGGTAAAAATGATGATGGTGCGACATGTTTTTGCACAGTTACTGAAATTATAGAGAAACGTTTCGATaaaaaatttttctttttctttactGGAGCATATActataatgttatataatatataattattgttataaaatgATTTAGAGCTCGGTAGTTCCAGGGTTAAGTATAAATGGGAAATGAGATGCAAAGTGGAACAAAGTTAGCACCGTGTTTTGAATGTATTCGAGGTAGCAGTACCTTTGAAACTGACTGTTCAGACGGGAAACAGTTTTTTCGAAATTGCTGTTAACAGGAAAACGAAGGAAACTTACCAAGTTCCAAAGAAAACTCATAGAATTTTTTCAGCTTTGCAACAAGAGGAGCCACGGTCAGATAGGCTTTCCGCTGacactcttccgtggcctcCGAAATCGCTTCCCTGATTTCTTTGCCGGCTCCTTTGTAGCACTGAATCTCCTCCAAGATAGATTCTGAATTTTTCAGAACTCTTTGCACCGCCTCAAAGGTCTCCCGTTCCATGTCGGAAGGTTGTGCGTCTGGAATACGATACAAACCGCTATCATTATCCGGCCGGTGCCTATCGTTTCTGAAAGGCTTCCAAAGCCCCATTCGAAAATATTCCCTCTTCCGTAGGGAATTTAACGAGCGCTTCGAGAGTTTACCATGCAAGAATAAACTAGTTTAACTTACTTTCGAAGTCCAAAAAGACGTCATACTTTTGAGGCGTGCAACAGGTAGACTCATCCCGAGCCAGAAGACTTAAAAGCTTGCCCATCTTCGGTTAGAGAGTTTCTCTGCTCAAACGTTCCTTACAGCATGAAAGGCATCTGGATTGAAAGGAAAACTCTTTCAGTAAATACTCGACCGCACGAAACGCGGAGGTGTCGCGTTAAATCGTTCCGCGAAACGCGTTGCTCGCGAAAGTCACTCGCTAATGTCACTCGCCGATGTCACTCGGAAAGAAGTACAACGAACCGTAAAACGGAGACGAACGATTAACGATGCGAACGTGTAATTTATCGGTGGCCTGTCTACAATAAAAGCTGGAAATAGTAGCGGATCGTTGACAGATCCCGTAAATACACCTGTCTACCGAGAAACGCGAGAATAAATCCCGACGGAGTCGCGCTCGAGTGGACTTTCGTTCAGCGTTTCGAGCTTGCGTCGTTACCGGTCGGAGTCAGAACGGAATTTGAATTTCTGGCCCGATCCCTAAACCGATCTGCGCGGACATGTCGAAGTGTTAATTCCAGACGAACTGCGTGTATGCATGCGAACGCGTGCACGTACACAGGCGTCCGGACTTGTGTATGCACGCAGAACGAATGAATTCTGTGAACTCGTGAACGAGGGACGAACGTTCTGTTCTGCTAATTCGAGTCTGCTAAGTCAATGTGTGCTGACCTCACCTGGCACGATAAAGAGTTCTAAGGACCCTCATCTCGCACGATTACTGATTTCGATGGGCTCTCGATTTTCGTTTCCGCTTTTATTCGCGGACATTAGCAGAAATTACGCAATCAATCTAAAAATGTTACTATCGTCCACTCCACAGCTTCTGCATATTGGTATATTGTAAATGAAGTTCTTACGCTTGTTGCTCTAATAAAACACTTCTAAAATTGCTATTTTTTCATAACAactatataatagaatataattttaattttgttaacgTAGTTTTGTAATATTTTCCAATTATCGGTTTTTCTTTCGagcatactcgtcataacacaaaattTGTCTTTTTTTATGATAAGCATACTTGTCAAAAACAGACAGCTGGTCAAGAAGGATATATGTGtgctttgatattctttattaaattatatattttaggaAAGTGTTGTATTTAACCAACATATAAAGAACATCAAACTTATACAATGTAATTACAGTATCTTAAATACTTTTCAAATAGATTGCAACAGCTGActgattaatttttatatatgcTATAAGTAGACTAAGTCTAAGTTGATTGTAAGAAACTTAAGTCAAATGAAAATgtttttcctcttttaataatttaataaggtGTACGTActataaaaatattcatttttgtcaaaaatgcataaaatccacaaatcCACAATAATACAATCTTAATGTAAATAGTGAAAGAATCTGTAGAAACAAAAATACGAAAGCTTTGTTCATTAAGattattatcttcgaacaaTATCGTACATTGAAACAGATGTCATGgcaattagactgcgaatttcatacgtttgtgacaaaaattaataaatgaaacataaagcagtagaaagattaaaagaatcaaagtcatgttattaaaattaccaaaagaaaaagaaatttttttatttttcacgcaAATCTGCAGTCCAATGACAATGAACTAAAATCTAAATTCAGATCTAATCTCTACGATAAGGATTCCATATCAGATTCACTCCGACGGTAATGCAGGGATCAAACAGCGTTATCTCATTGTCAGCTTTGTTAGCTTTTTACGATAACACGTGCAATATTACGTCTTGTCGTTAGAAACCAAGGAAAAAAACCGACAAGATTGTTCCGCAGTTGCGATGCAGTCGATGTGAATCATAGAAATTCGTCGAGTAGGATTTATCGGATGAAGCGACCGCGATTGACGTTATTGGAGCGATAAAACCGCGATAAACACTGGCATTCGGTGAAACCACGTCCGAACCGAAAGGACAACGGTCGGTTTTACTAGATCTAAAATTGTGCAGCAGGAGATTCCAATGTACCGGTGAATGTCTCCGTTATTTTTAGCGGGGAAGTGTACGTACCGCTAACGAACTTCCCTCGTCACTTAGAGCCCCGCATAGTGGCAAGATAGCCCCGCGTGAAAAATTCATTAATCCACGCTAAAAGCTTCCGATAAAGTTGATAAAAGGCCAGCTGATACAGCGCACCCGATGGAATTTACTTTCCCTTATCCGGCCAACGTAGCGCGGATAAACCGACCATCGGCGCTGTTCGTACGGATCGATCACACTTTTCTTTCACGAGGAATCGGGCACAGTTGGAAATAACTTCGCACTGCGATTGGAATAAATGTTTGCACGATTCCTCGTGTGATACGGCGCAGAGCTGAACGCGAGGCCTGCACTCTGTCTTCGTGCCGACGCCGAAGGGGCTGTCAGGATCTTTCCCAGCGATGTCAGCGTGATCGGCCGCGCAAACATAGTTCGAACGCACCCCCGCAGCAGCACTTCGTTGTTGCGTGGCTCAGAGCACTGCGAAATTTTCACTGGGGCGCGGCGGTCACGAGTTCACAGAGAGAAGGAACAGAATCACTCGGACTCATGGGATTGTTTCGCGAGGGTCGAGCAAGGGGTAGTAAATCGAACGGAAATTGACGATTTCTGCCGGGTCTAGACTCACCGTGGTGCAGACTTGCCGAAATCGCAACCGGCAACGCCAATACATGATGCTGGCAGGTGCACGTCCTAGGGTGGTCAACAAGTACGCGAACGGAGTGCAACAACTGTCATTCAGCGGACCGCCATATTGCCGTTCCCGATGGGGGTTAACGTTGTGTAGTGGCGCGGTTCGAGACCTCTCCTTATTTGGTAAACTACCCTGGCGGCGGCACGTTCGCGCGAAAAATCAATGGGGGTTAGTTCGCCCGTTTACCCTCGGGGTGACGCTGCTGACTACTATTTACGATCGCTTGAATCTCAGGGAAACTTTTCGTTCGGTCAGCTGGTCGATTATTGATTCGACATAGAGAATATTGTTCGGAGGAATTTATTGAGGCTTGAGAAATATTTTAGGATTTTACTATCGTATTTTTGTTCGACAGAATATTGACAGAATGATCCGAAAATGGCGCTCGTTTGGCGGCACTCGACCGCAGAGCGTTGACACCTCGAAACTGATTGTCTTTTACGTTTGGATCGATGAACGTTAACAAGGTTTTGGAAATCTAGTTGGATTTGTAGTTATTTCAGAAATAGTCTTCGTTTTGTTAAGACGATTCCGATATGATATTTAGAATAGATATTTAAAACTCCACCATTTGCAGACGATTCTCATCGATGATCtacaagtaattgtagcaaaATTTCGTTGGAAAAATGATCGATAAACGTTTATTGCTCTCTGATTGTTTTATTAGCGAACTCGGGACTTTGTGCATTAATAGCTACTTGAACGTGTGTGCGAAAGTTTCGAGACATTTCTATTTTTATCCGGGAGATAATTTTGCTATTAATAGAATtatgattttaataaatttataatataagacGGGAAGTAATTGCAATGCCTGTAAATTAATCCATGAAAACCTGGCTTGTACAAAGACCTTCggtttatttgttaataaatatagaAAGTAAAAAGATATCGTTATTTTAAGATAAGTTTTGTGATCATTGAATTGCCACGctatatttttctttaaattaaataCCTAGta
The window above is part of the Megalopta genalis isolate 19385.01 chromosome 2, iyMegGena1_principal, whole genome shotgun sequence genome. Proteins encoded here:
- the LOC117219420 gene encoding CYFIP-related Rac1 interactor B, producing MGKLLSLLARDESTCCTPQKYDVFLDFENAQPSDMERETFEAVQRVLKNSESILEEIQCYKGAGKEIREAISEATEECQRKAYLTVAPLVAKLKKFYEFSLELERVVPKILGQLCSGNLSPTQHLETQQALVKQLAEILEFVLKFDEHKMKTPAIQNDFSYYRRTLTRASLTRQDTAEKNLVVGNELANRMSLFYAHATPMLRVLSHASITFLMDNEDVARENITETLGTMAKVCLRMLENPNLLAQFQREETQLFVLRVMVGLVILYDHVHPQGAFVKGSNVDVKGCVKLLKDQPPCKSEGLLNALRYTTKHLNEDNTPKNIKNLLAA